The Bacteroidia bacterium genome contains a region encoding:
- a CDS encoding serine hydrolase: MTKRHIYFVITYCTLLLFIFSSCQVSRFIFYNFADIKDYKKFPSRELKNDSVIFYFPNSKNEKVPDLITIANENNISFDKYLEANKTVAFLIIQNDTIKYEKYFNGYNKSSITTSFSIAKSITSILIGCAIKEGFIKSIDEPIINYIPELKNKNLDNVTIKHLLQMTSGIKFNESYFNPVSDAAIFYYGRNLRRAISHMRMESEPGKKFEYKSGNAQLLGLILERSLKTKTVTEYFQEKLWKPLGMEYDGSWSIDKNNNGLEKTFCCINARANDFAKIGRLYLNKGNWNGKQIVPENWIYESTKIDTTNGSKWYYQYQWWITNKKGNYLAQGFLGQFIYVCPSKNLIIVRMGKKEGKIEWWKFLNSIADNY; the protein is encoded by the coding sequence ATGACAAAAAGGCATATTTACTTTGTTATAACATATTGTACATTACTATTATTTATATTTAGTTCCTGTCAGGTAAGTCGCTTTATTTTTTACAATTTCGCAGATATAAAGGATTATAAGAAATTCCCTTCACGGGAATTAAAAAATGATTCTGTAATTTTTTATTTTCCAAATTCAAAAAATGAAAAAGTACCAGATTTAATAACAATAGCTAATGAAAATAATATTTCATTTGACAAATATCTGGAAGCCAATAAAACGGTAGCTTTTCTAATTATTCAAAACGATACAATAAAATATGAAAAGTATTTTAATGGTTATAATAAATCATCAATAACAACTTCCTTTTCAATAGCAAAATCAATAACTTCAATTTTAATAGGTTGTGCAATTAAAGAAGGTTTTATAAAATCTATTGATGAACCTATAATAAATTACATACCAGAATTAAAAAATAAAAATCTGGATAATGTTACGATAAAGCATTTATTACAAATGACATCAGGAATAAAATTTAATGAAAGCTATTTTAACCCGGTAAGCGATGCTGCAATTTTTTATTATGGAAGAAATCTAAGAAGAGCTATTTCCCATATGCGAATGGAATCCGAACCAGGTAAAAAATTTGAATATAAAAGCGGTAATGCACAATTACTTGGATTAATTTTAGAAAGGTCGCTGAAAACAAAAACTGTAACGGAATACTTTCAGGAAAAACTATGGAAACCATTGGGAATGGAATATGATGGAAGTTGGAGCATCGATAAAAATAACAACGGTTTAGAAAAAACATTTTGTTGCATAAATGCACGAGCAAACGATTTTGCTAAAATCGGCAGATTGTATTTAAATAAAGGCAACTGGAATGGAAAGCAAATTGTACCTGAAAATTGGATATATGAATCTACAAAAATCGATACTACAAACGGAAGCAAATGGTACTATCAATACCAATGGTGGATAACAAATAAAAAAGGAAATTACTTGGCTCAGGGATTCCTCGGACAGTTTATTTATGTATGCCCTTCAAAAAATCTTATTATAGTTAGAATGGGGAAAAAAGAAGGCAAAATTGAATGGTGGAAATTTCTTAACTCAATCGCCGACAACTATTAA
- a CDS encoding 4Fe-4S dicluster domain-containing protein → MAKVKGAIVVDIEKCKGCSVCIPACPQEVILLAKEVNGKGYQYAYMEKPDACTGCINCAIVCPDGVITVYRTKVEA, encoded by the coding sequence ATGGCAAAAGTGAAAGGAGCAATAGTAGTTGACATTGAAAAATGCAAAGGCTGTAGCGTTTGTATTCCTGCATGTCCACAGGAGGTTATACTACTTGCAAAAGAAGTAAATGGCAAAGGGTATCAATATGCTTATATGGAAAAACCTGATGCTTGCACAGGTTGTATAAACTGTGCTATTGTATGTCCGGACGGAGTAATAACAGTTTATCGCACAAAAGTTGAAGCTTAA
- a CDS encoding PAS domain-containing protein, whose product MKNIEEELKEKEYLLNEAQKIAKLGSYSLDIATGIWNSSEILDDIFGIDKNYVRSIDGWANIVHPDHRKMMTDYFTNDVLAKKGSFNKEYKIIKQNNGKILWVHGLGELRFDSKGNVIKMLGTITDITERKLIELLLKEKTEEIESQNEEYKQLNEELNIIKLDTEENEARLKEAQRIAHIGHWVLDLENNVLHWSDEVYRIFNLKPQEFAATYEAFINAIHPDDRIKVNIAYTSSLETKSPYEIIHRLLMSDGKVKHVKERCETFYNKEEKPYRSVGTIQDITEQIIYEEELKQKNEEIEKQNEEYKQLIEELQLAKDKIELSENKFRNLVETSSDIIWETNIDGVYTYISPQVENILGFKQSELIGKSPFYIMPQDDAKRISIISDNIVKSKQPFSGLETPAIDKNGNLFTFETNGVPVFDSKRNIIGYRGINRNITKRKQAEKLLAQKNDEIEAQNEEYKQLNEELNCAKEKAEESDRLKSAFLANMSHEIRTPMNGIIGFSQLLLKKNLPEDKKQKFVEIINTNGYQLLGIINDIIDISKIELGIVTPYFSNISLDNILEDIETMIKPSANSKNIRLSLNKSTTSSVKDIYTDDIKLRQILTNLLTNAVKFTNKGTIEFGYEIKSDKIEFYVKDEGCGIPEDKINLIFERFRQLDNQPDDSRTGTGLGLAITKAFVGLLGGEIWLKSELNKGTTFYFTIKYQPSKSELVSDFNTKEEHFNWYNKTILVAEDDLSNFKLIEEIFAATNAKIIYASNGQKAIDEFNNNEHIDIILMDIKLPVKNGYVATAEIRKINKTVPIIAITAYAFSEDKEKAMLAGCSDYLSKPINDKELCKLINKYFEP is encoded by the coding sequence GTGAAGAATATTGAAGAAGAACTAAAAGAAAAAGAATATTTACTAAATGAAGCTCAAAAAATTGCAAAACTTGGAAGCTATTCATTAGATATTGCAACTGGTATTTGGAATAGTTCAGAAATTCTTGATGACATTTTTGGAATAGATAAAAATTATGTCAGATCTATTGACGGCTGGGCAAATATTGTTCATCCAGATCATAGAAAAATGATGACCGATTATTTTACAAATGATGTTTTAGCTAAAAAAGGCTCATTCAATAAAGAGTATAAAATTATAAAGCAAAATAATGGCAAAATTCTTTGGGTTCATGGTTTAGGTGAACTTCGTTTCGATTCAAAAGGCAATGTCATTAAAATGTTAGGTACTATTACAGATATTACAGAAAGAAAATTAATTGAATTATTGCTTAAAGAAAAAACCGAAGAAATAGAATCTCAAAACGAGGAATACAAACAATTAAATGAAGAGTTAAATATTATAAAATTAGATACTGAAGAAAATGAAGCTAGACTAAAAGAAGCGCAAAGAATTGCACATATAGGGCATTGGGTTTTAGATTTAGAAAACAATGTTCTTCATTGGTCTGATGAAGTTTACAGAATATTTAATTTAAAACCTCAGGAATTTGCTGCCACATACGAAGCATTTATAAATGCTATTCATCCTGATGACAGAATTAAAGTTAACATTGCTTATACTTCCTCTTTGGAAACTAAAAGCCCATATGAAATAATTCATAGATTACTAATGTCTGACGGAAAAGTTAAACATGTAAAAGAACGTTGCGAAACATTTTATAACAAAGAAGAAAAACCATATAGATCAGTTGGTACTATACAAGACATTACTGAACAAATAATATACGAAGAAGAACTTAAACAAAAAAATGAGGAGATTGAAAAACAAAATGAAGAATATAAACAATTAATAGAAGAATTACAATTAGCAAAAGATAAAATTGAATTAAGCGAAAATAAATTCAGAAATCTTGTTGAAACATCAAGTGATATTATATGGGAAACAAATATTGACGGCGTATACACATATATAAGTCCGCAAGTTGAAAACATTTTAGGTTTTAAACAGTCAGAATTAATTGGCAAATCGCCATTTTACATTATGCCTCAAGATGATGCTAAAAGAATTTCAATAATATCAGATAATATTGTAAAATCTAAGCAACCTTTCAGTGGATTAGAAACACCAGCTATTGACAAAAATGGCAATTTATTTACCTTTGAGACTAATGGGGTACCTGTTTTTGATAGTAAAAGAAATATAATAGGGTACAGAGGTATAAACAGAAATATAACAAAGAGAAAACAAGCAGAAAAATTATTAGCTCAAAAAAATGACGAGATAGAAGCTCAAAACGAAGAATACAAGCAGCTTAACGAAGAATTAAATTGTGCAAAAGAAAAAGCAGAAGAAAGTGACAGATTAAAATCTGCATTTCTTGCAAATATGAGCCACGAAATACGCACTCCAATGAATGGCATAATTGGATTTTCGCAATTACTTTTAAAGAAAAATTTACCTGAAGACAAAAAACAGAAATTTGTAGAGATAATAAATACTAATGGGTATCAATTATTAGGTATTATAAATGACATTATTGATATATCAAAAATTGAATTAGGCATTGTTACCCCTTATTTTAGTAACATTAGTCTAGATAATATTCTTGAAGATATTGAAACAATGATTAAACCTTCTGCAAATTCAAAAAACATTAGATTATCATTAAATAAATCAACTACAAGTTCAGTTAAAGACATATATACAGACGATATTAAACTTCGTCAGATTTTAACAAATCTTCTTACAAATGCAGTAAAATTTACAAATAAAGGAACAATTGAATTTGGTTATGAAATAAAATCAGATAAAATTGAATTTTATGTTAAAGATGAAGGCTGTGGAATACCTGAAGATAAAATTAATTTGATTTTTGAAAGGTTTAGGCAATTAGATAATCAACCAGATGACAGCAGAACTGGAACAGGGTTAGGATTGGCAATAACAAAAGCATTTGTAGGATTACTTGGTGGCGAGATATGGCTTAAATCTGAACTAAACAAAGGAACTACATTTTATTTTACAATAAAATACCAACCTTCAAAATCTGAACTTGTGAGCGATTTTAATACTAAAGAAGAACATTTTAACTGGTACAATAAAACAATTTTAGTAGCTGAAGATGATCTTTCAAATTTTAAATTAATAGAAGAAATTTTTGCAGCAACAAATGCGAAAATTATTTATGCAAGTAACGGTCAGAAAGCCATTGATGAATTCAATAACAATGAGCATATTGATATTATTTTAATGGACATTAAACTTCCTGTAAAAAATGGCTATGTAGCAACTGCTGAGATTAGAAAAATTAATAAAACAGTTCCTATAATTGCAATTACTGCGTATGCGTTTTCTGAAGACAAAGAAAAAGCGATGTTAGCCGGGTGCTCTGATTACCTTTCAAAGCCGATTAATGACAAAGAATTATGCAAATTAATAAACAAATATTTTGAGCCATAA
- a CDS encoding 3-methyl-2-oxobutanoate dehydrogenase subunit VorB, whose translation MGELKLMKGNEAVAEAAIRAGADGYFGYPITPQSEIMEYLMTEKPYETTGMVVLQAESEVAAINMVYGGASCGRMVMTSSSSPGISLKMEGISYLAGAELPAVIVNVVRGGPGLGTIQPSQSDYFQATKGGGHGDYRMYVLAPSSVQEMCDFVKIGFDMAFKYRNPVMILSDGAIGQMMEKVVLFDPIPRRTPEEIEKQCPWATVGKKANRERNIITSLLLDSHEQEQHVFKLRDKYKRMQQEDVKFEKIQCDDAEYLFVAYGSSARICQKAVDMARAQGIKVGLFRPITLFPFPSEELKKLSSQIKGILSVEMSLGQMIEDIKLAVECKVPVNHFGRTGGVIHSPGEVFEALKSTYLGG comes from the coding sequence ATGGGCGAATTAAAATTAATGAAAGGCAATGAGGCAGTAGCCGAAGCTGCTATTAGAGCTGGTGCCGATGGTTATTTCGGTTATCCTATAACTCCACAATCGGAAATTATGGAATATTTAATGACCGAAAAACCTTACGAAACAACAGGTATGGTTGTGTTACAAGCAGAAAGTGAAGTTGCTGCTATAAATATGGTATATGGTGGAGCATCTTGCGGAAGAATGGTAATGACATCATCTTCTAGTCCCGGTATTAGTTTAAAAATGGAAGGCATTTCATATCTGGCAGGTGCTGAATTACCTGCTGTAATTGTAAATGTAGTTAGAGGTGGTCCCGGTTTAGGAACTATTCAGCCTTCTCAATCAGATTATTTTCAAGCTACTAAAGGTGGTGGTCATGGCGATTACAGAATGTATGTACTTGCACCCTCTTCAGTTCAGGAAATGTGCGATTTTGTAAAAATCGGATTCGATATGGCTTTTAAATATCGTAACCCTGTTATGATTTTAAGTGATGGTGCTATTGGTCAGATGATGGAAAAAGTTGTGCTTTTTGATCCTATTCCTAGACGTACACCTGAGGAAATTGAAAAACAATGTCCATGGGCTACAGTTGGAAAAAAAGCCAACCGCGAACGTAATATTATAACATCTCTTCTTTTAGATTCTCATGAGCAGGAACAACATGTTTTCAAACTCAGAGATAAATATAAAAGAATGCAACAAGAAGATGTTAAATTTGAAAAAATACAATGCGATGATGCAGAATATCTTTTTGTAGCTTATGGTTCAAGTGCACGTATTTGTCAAAAAGCTGTTGATATGGCTCGTGCACAAGGAATAAAAGTTGGACTTTTCCGTCCTATCACTTTATTTCCATTCCCATCAGAAGAATTAAAAAAACTAAGCTCACAAATAAAAGGTATCTTATCTGTAGAGATGAGCCTTGGTCAAATGATTGAAGACATTAAACTTGCTGTTGAATGCAAAGTTCCGGTAAATCATTTTGGAAGAACTGGTGGCGTTATTCATTCACCGGGTGAAGTATTTGAAGCATTAAAATCTACTTATTTAGGAGGATAA